The stretch of DNA GATTCTGATGCGCGGTAAAACAGCATCTTCAAGGTTAAATGTTAAAAGTAAGTTAAGTAACGATAAACTCAATGATGCCTTGTCTCGATTTGAACAATACGAGCGCAAAATTGATAGTATCGAAGCGGAAGCTGAATCTTATGATTTAGGCAATAAAACGCTAGCAGATGAATTTGCAGAGTTAGAGTCATCTGAAAAGGTAGACAGTGAGCTTGCTGCATTAAAAGCGAAACTTAACTCAAATAAAAAAGATAAATAAAACGCACTAAGCGAAGGAGTATGTGATGAGTGACGTGGTAGGAATTTTAGTGGCGCCAATTATTATCTTTATGATTTTTGTAGCGCCAATCTGGTTAATAATGCATTACCGTAGTAAGAAGCAGGTTAGCCAAGGGTTGAACGAACGTGAACTTCAAGAGTTATATAGCTTAGCACACAAGGCTGAGTCACTAGGTGAACGAGTAAAAACACTTGAGTCTATTTTAGATGTTGAAGCGCCAGGATGGCGCGGTCAGCCTCGATAAAATGATTAGGAGGCTAATTATGACTAAGCAAACAAGTAAGAAGTTAATGCGTATTCCAAGTAAAGGAAAAGTGGCAGGAGTATGTGCCGGTTTAGCAGAGTTTACAGGGATCGAAACGTGGTTAATTAGAGTTATTTGGTTTAGTGGTATTATTTTCTCAGGTGGTTTTTTTATTGTCGCTTATATCGCTGCCTGGTTTATTTTAGATAAAGATGGAAGCGTGTCTCGTCGCGAAGGAGGCTTTCAAGCTGAATCAGCACCTTGGGCTAAATTCGAAAATGAAATTGATAAAGCGGTGCATGTAAAAAGAAATGTTTATCAGTCAGGCGAGCCACCAGTTCAGGCGTTTAGAGACATTAAAAGGCAGTTTGATGGAATTGAACAACGAATCAGAGGTATTGAAACATACGTCACCTCTAATGAGTTCACCCTGAAACGGGAGATAAATAAGCTGTAATTTATCACTCATAAAGTATAGAGAAGGCCGCATTGATGCGGTCTTTTTGTGTCTGATATGCTGTAAATTTTGATTTACATTCTAAGTGATGCTTTTCACTGGGTTAGATTATTAACTCTAACAAAAATTGTGCAAAGTCTAGCTAATAGCAAATGGCGATTTTAGCCGACTTTTCTAAGAGTACTTTATGACAATCAATAACAACAAAAATAAAGCGCCGCATCCTGATACGTTGTGTATTCACGCAGGAAAAGAAAAAGGTGCACATCATGGTGCCCTTACTAGTCCATTGTTTCAAACTTCAACATTTATATTCGAGAACGCAGCACAAGGGGCTGCGAGATTTGCAGGTGAAGAGCCGGGGTATATTTATACACGGTTAGGTAATCCAACAACGCGAGAACTAGAAATTAAAATAGCCGCGCTTGAAAAAATGGAGGACGCCGCAGCTACTGCAACTGGAATGGCGGCCGTATCAGGTGCATTACTTAGTTTTCTAGAAGCGGGCGATCACTTAATTGCTAGCAAAGCTATCTATGGTTGCTCTTTTGCGTTGCTTAATCATCAGTTGCCAAAGTGGGGCATCGAGGTGACTTTTATCGATATGGATAATGTTGAGGAACTTAATGCGGCACTGCAACCAAACACAAAAATGGTGTTCGCAGAAACGCCGGTTAATCCAAACCTTAAAGTGCTGGACTTAGCCATGATCGGTAAGTTTAGTAGTGATCACGGCTTAATTTCAGTTATCGACAACACCTTTATGTCACCGCTACTGCAAACACCGGTAGACTTTGGTATTGATATTGTTATACATAGCGCGACTAAATATCTAAATGGTCACGGCGATGTGATTGCTGGAGTTATAGCGTCGTCAGCAGAAAAGATAGAAACCATCAAACTCACGATACTAAAAGATGTAGGCGGTACGATGAGTCCACATGATGCGTGGTTGATTCTACGAGGATTAAAAACGCTTTCTGTTAGAATGGAGAGGCACTGTCAATCGGCACAAACCGTCGCAGAGTTTTTAGAAGGTCATCCTTTAGTCTCAAAAGTTTACTATCCGGGTCTGCCTTCACATCAAGGATACTCATTTTTAGGTAAGCAAATGCGTGGTGCTGGTGGAGTAATAGGGTTTGAACTTGATGGCACGATAGACGAAGGGCAAGCCTTTATTGATGCAACGCAGCTATTTTCTATAGCCGTTAGTTTGGGCGATGCAGAGTCATTGATTCAACACCCAGCCTCAATGACGCACTCTCCGTATACGCAAGAAGAGCGATTAGAAGCTGGTATTAGTGATGGTTTAATCCGTATTTCAGTAGGTTTAGAAAATGTAAGTGATATAGTCGCTGATCTAAAGCAAGCGTTTGACTATATACTTGCATTAAGATCAGATTCAGTAAGTACAGCAGTTAGCTGGAGGTAAAGTAACATGGCAAAGCAATCTTCATACAGTTCAAAGCAGTCGGACGCGAATGGTTTTATTCATTGGAGTGATGATGAAAACCAAGTTTGGAGCGAATTGATTGAACGCCAGTTAGAAGTAATCAAAGGTAAAGCGTGTGATGAATACTTTGAAGGCTTAGAAAAGCTGGATATGCCTAAGGACCGTGTACCACAATTAGGTGAAATCAGTGAAGTATTACTCGATACAACAGGCTGGCAGTGTGCTGAAGTCCCGGCACTTATCAACTTTGAGTCTTTTTTCAAACTATTGGCCGATAAAAAGTTTCCGACGGCCACGTTTATAAGACGACGCGAACACTTTGATTATTTGCAAGAGCCAGATATTTTTCACGAGATATTTGGTCATTGTGCGATGCTAACGAATCCGGCTTTCTCTGAGTTTACTCACACATACGGTAAGCTAGGTCTAGCTGCAACAAAAGAAGAGCGTGTTTATCTAGCTCGTTTGTATTGGTTTACTGTCGAGTTTGGTTTGATGAAGCAAAATGATGAACTGCGTATATACGGCGGTGGTATTTTGTCTTCTCC from Psychrosphaera aestuarii encodes:
- the pspB gene encoding envelope stress response membrane protein PspB is translated as MSDVVGILVAPIIIFMIFVAPIWLIMHYRSKKQVSQGLNERELQELYSLAHKAESLGERVKTLESILDVEAPGWRGQPR
- the megL gene encoding methionine gamma-lyase; translated protein: MTINNNKNKAPHPDTLCIHAGKEKGAHHGALTSPLFQTSTFIFENAAQGAARFAGEEPGYIYTRLGNPTTRELEIKIAALEKMEDAAATATGMAAVSGALLSFLEAGDHLIASKAIYGCSFALLNHQLPKWGIEVTFIDMDNVEELNAALQPNTKMVFAETPVNPNLKVLDLAMIGKFSSDHGLISVIDNTFMSPLLQTPVDFGIDIVIHSATKYLNGHGDVIAGVIASSAEKIETIKLTILKDVGGTMSPHDAWLILRGLKTLSVRMERHCQSAQTVAEFLEGHPLVSKVYYPGLPSHQGYSFLGKQMRGAGGVIGFELDGTIDEGQAFIDATQLFSIAVSLGDAESLIQHPASMTHSPYTQEERLEAGISDGLIRISVGLENVSDIVADLKQAFDYILALRSDSVSTAVSWR
- the phhA gene encoding phenylalanine 4-monooxygenase; the encoded protein is MAKQSSYSSKQSDANGFIHWSDDENQVWSELIERQLEVIKGKACDEYFEGLEKLDMPKDRVPQLGEISEVLLDTTGWQCAEVPALINFESFFKLLADKKFPTATFIRRREHFDYLQEPDIFHEIFGHCAMLTNPAFSEFTHTYGKLGLAATKEERVYLARLYWFTVEFGLMKQNDELRIYGGGILSSPGETEYAFNSDVPERNVMNVMDAFRTPYRIDIMQPKYYVIDGIEQLFEISQMDLMGMVREAMKLGLYPPTFPPKSAA
- the pspC gene encoding envelope stress response membrane protein PspC — its product is MTKQTSKKLMRIPSKGKVAGVCAGLAEFTGIETWLIRVIWFSGIIFSGGFFIVAYIAAWFILDKDGSVSRREGGFQAESAPWAKFENEIDKAVHVKRNVYQSGEPPVQAFRDIKRQFDGIEQRIRGIETYVTSNEFTLKREINKL